One Nonomuraea angiospora DNA segment encodes these proteins:
- a CDS encoding LysR family transcriptional regulator → MDLRYVRYAMAIARAGSLRRAATALHIAQPTLSEQLRALEKEIGVELFSRSSSGVQLTAAGEAFLAQATVAVDAFDRAVAAARNTATTARLGVADGLADVVARLLSQLQTSNLRVAPMGTAEQIVSIADGTLQAGLGYAPGSLPRGVARMLVHRFPVRALLHRDHPLASYEALSLADLAGEPLVMPESDAVAGARRFLEAFVRHRLHPRLGPAAATHDLVLNLVEEGAGYALCVHEGTTIPDTLTFVPIKEDVPPLEVVFLWNRQTDVHELLSAARHLARSG, encoded by the coding sequence ATGGATCTACGCTACGTCCGGTACGCGATGGCGATCGCCCGCGCGGGCAGTCTCCGCCGCGCCGCCACCGCGCTGCACATCGCACAGCCCACGCTGTCGGAGCAGCTCAGAGCCCTGGAGAAGGAGATCGGCGTCGAGCTGTTCAGCCGGTCGTCCAGCGGCGTGCAGCTGACCGCGGCGGGCGAGGCCTTCCTGGCCCAGGCCACCGTGGCGGTCGACGCCTTCGACCGCGCCGTGGCCGCCGCCAGGAACACGGCCACGACCGCGCGCCTGGGCGTGGCCGACGGGCTGGCGGACGTGGTGGCCCGGTTGCTCTCCCAGCTCCAGACCTCCAACCTGCGCGTGGCCCCCATGGGGACGGCCGAGCAGATCGTCTCCATCGCGGACGGCACCCTGCAGGCCGGGCTCGGCTACGCGCCGGGCTCGCTGCCCAGGGGCGTGGCCCGCATGCTGGTCCACCGTTTCCCGGTGCGTGCCCTGCTCCACCGCGATCACCCCCTGGCGTCGTACGAGGCGCTGTCGCTGGCGGACCTGGCGGGCGAGCCGCTGGTGATGCCGGAGTCCGACGCGGTCGCCGGGGCCCGCCGCTTCCTGGAGGCTTTCGTACGGCACCGCCTCCACCCCCGCCTGGGCCCGGCCGCGGCCACGCACGACCTGGTCCTCAACCTGGTGGAGGAGGGCGCGGGCTACGCGCTGTGCGTCCACGAGGGCACCACCATCCCCGACACACTCACCTTTGTCCCTATAAAAGAGGATGTGCCACCGTTGGAGGTGGTCTTCCTCTGGAACCGCCAGACGGACGTCCACGAGCTCCTCAGTGCGGCCCGGCACCTCGCCCGCTCTGGATAG
- a CDS encoding FAD-dependent oxidoreductase — protein sequence MDKPVIVTVDDDPGVSRAVARDLRRRYGHEYRIVRAEAARDGIEAVREMRLRGDEVAAILADYRMPQMNGVEFLEAAMDMYPYARRVLLTAYADTDAAIQAINVVDLDHYLLKPWDPPEEKFYPVIDGQLDAWMRTDRIERSELRVVGDRWSAQSYRVRDFLARNHVPYRWMLAEDPEGAQLVKAAGEGCHLPLVVTSEGTTLESPDQATLAATVGLSTTPATDFYDLIVVGGGPAGLGAAVYGASEGLKTVLVEAYSSGGQAGQSSRIENYLGFPDGVSGQQLADRARRQALKFGAELLTARKVVSLEPRGQARVIGFKDGGEIAAHAVILATGVTYRRLDAPGLDEFTGRGVFYGAALTEAPSCQDTDVYIVGAANSAGQAAVYLSGFASKVNLLVRGDGLEKSMSHYLIEQIAAIPNIEVHLQTEVVGGEGDGHLERLTLSTKGEPRTVDAQWLFVFIGAEPYTSWLGETVERDEKGFVLTGPDLVQGGKRPRNWPLRREPYFLETNVPGVLAAGDVRADSIKRVASAVGEGAMAVALVHRYLEKQ from the coding sequence ATGGACAAGCCCGTCATCGTTACTGTTGATGACGATCCTGGCGTCTCTCGGGCGGTGGCCCGCGACCTGAGACGCCGCTACGGCCACGAATACCGGATTGTCCGCGCCGAGGCGGCCCGCGACGGCATCGAGGCCGTCCGGGAGATGCGGCTGCGGGGCGACGAGGTGGCGGCCATCCTGGCCGACTACCGCATGCCGCAGATGAACGGCGTGGAGTTCCTCGAGGCCGCCATGGACATGTATCCGTACGCGCGCAGGGTGTTGCTGACGGCCTATGCCGACACCGACGCCGCGATCCAGGCGATCAACGTGGTGGACCTGGACCATTACCTGCTCAAGCCGTGGGACCCGCCGGAGGAGAAGTTCTACCCGGTGATCGACGGCCAGCTCGACGCCTGGATGCGCACCGACCGGATCGAGCGGTCCGAGCTGCGGGTGGTGGGCGACCGGTGGTCGGCGCAGTCGTACAGGGTGCGTGACTTCCTGGCCCGCAACCACGTGCCCTACCGGTGGATGCTGGCGGAGGACCCTGAGGGCGCGCAGCTGGTGAAGGCGGCCGGCGAGGGCTGCCACCTGCCGCTCGTGGTGACCTCCGAGGGCACCACCCTGGAGTCGCCCGACCAGGCGACGCTGGCGGCGACGGTGGGCCTGTCGACCACTCCGGCCACCGACTTCTACGACCTGATCGTGGTGGGCGGCGGGCCCGCCGGGCTCGGCGCGGCCGTCTACGGCGCCTCGGAGGGGCTGAAGACCGTGCTGGTCGAGGCCTACTCCTCAGGGGGCCAGGCGGGGCAGAGCTCCCGGATCGAGAACTACCTGGGCTTTCCCGACGGCGTCTCCGGCCAGCAGCTGGCGGACCGGGCGCGCAGGCAGGCGCTGAAGTTCGGGGCGGAGCTGCTGACCGCGCGCAAGGTCGTCTCGCTGGAGCCGCGCGGGCAGGCACGGGTGATCGGGTTCAAGGACGGCGGGGAGATCGCCGCGCACGCGGTGATCCTGGCGACCGGCGTCACCTACCGCCGGCTGGACGCGCCGGGGCTCGACGAGTTCACCGGCCGGGGCGTCTTCTACGGCGCCGCCCTGACCGAGGCCCCGTCCTGCCAGGACACCGACGTGTACATCGTGGGCGCGGCCAACTCGGCCGGGCAGGCGGCCGTCTACCTGTCGGGATTCGCGAGCAAGGTCAACTTGTTGGTGAGGGGTGACGGTTTGGAGAAGTCCATGTCGCACTACCTCATCGAGCAGATCGCCGCGATCCCCAACATCGAGGTGCACCTCCAGACGGAGGTCGTCGGCGGCGAGGGCGACGGCCACCTGGAGCGGCTGACGCTCTCGACCAAGGGCGAGCCGCGCACGGTCGACGCGCAGTGGCTGTTCGTGTTCATCGGCGCCGAGCCGTACACGTCGTGGCTGGGCGAGACGGTCGAGCGTGACGAGAAGGGGTTCGTGCTGACCGGGCCCGACCTGGTGCAGGGCGGGAAGCGGCCGCGTAACTGGCCGCTTCGGCGCGAGCCGTACTTCCTGGAGACGAACGTGCCCGGGGTGCTGGCCGCGGGTGACGTACGCGCCGACTCGATCAAGAGAGTGGCCTCCGCCGTCGGCGAGGGCGCGATGGCCGTCGCGCTCGTGCATCGCTACTTGGAGAAGCAATGA
- a CDS encoding RNA polymerase sigma-70 factor gives MMPTVDFEEHRPMLLGLAYRLLGSMWDAEDVVQEAWLRWQGTDRGEIKEPRAFLVTVVSRLALDQLRSARVRREAYTGPWLPEPVMTAQAGPLDTAELRDTVSYATLHLMERLSPPERAVFVLREAFELPYDEIVEIVGTSAANARQLHRRASVRLAEGRDRFHPSAEDHTRLLAKFMDAAAGGDLAALAELLHEDVVSYNDGGGKVRAALRPILGRRKVVAFLNGLLSRYDFGDSRLIEVNGQPALWTRVAGHRQVVLIDARDGVITRIYGLLNPDKLTRVTPGAEVAALPDDL, from the coding sequence ATGATGCCAACCGTGGACTTCGAGGAGCACCGCCCCATGCTGCTCGGGCTGGCCTACCGCCTGCTCGGCAGCATGTGGGACGCCGAGGACGTCGTGCAGGAGGCCTGGCTGCGCTGGCAGGGCACCGACCGGGGCGAGATCAAGGAGCCGCGCGCCTTCCTGGTGACCGTGGTCTCGCGGCTGGCGCTCGACCAGCTGCGCTCGGCGCGGGTCAGGCGCGAGGCGTACACGGGGCCGTGGCTGCCCGAGCCGGTGATGACGGCGCAGGCGGGGCCGCTGGACACGGCCGAGCTGCGGGACACCGTCTCCTACGCGACCCTGCATCTGATGGAGCGGCTGTCGCCGCCGGAGCGGGCGGTGTTCGTGCTGCGGGAGGCGTTCGAGCTCCCGTACGACGAGATCGTGGAGATCGTCGGCACCTCCGCGGCCAACGCCCGGCAGCTGCACCGCCGGGCCTCCGTCCGGCTCGCCGAGGGGCGCGACCGGTTCCACCCGTCGGCCGAGGACCACACCAGGCTGCTGGCGAAGTTCATGGACGCGGCGGCGGGCGGCGATCTCGCGGCGCTCGCCGAGCTGCTGCACGAGGACGTCGTGTCCTACAACGACGGCGGCGGCAAGGTCAGGGCCGCGCTGCGGCCGATCCTCGGGCGCCGCAAGGTGGTGGCCTTCCTCAACGGCCTGCTCAGCCGCTACGACTTCGGCGACTCCCGGCTGATCGAGGTCAACGGCCAGCCGGCCCTCTGGACGCGGGTCGCCGGCCACCGCCAGGTCGTGCTGATCGACGCCCGCGACGGCGTCATCACGCGGATCTACGGCCTGCTCAACCCCGACAAGCTCACCCGCGTCACCCCCGGCGCAGAGGTCGCGGCCCTCCCGGACGATCTATAG
- a CDS encoding TIGR03668 family PPOX class F420-dependent oxidoreductase yields MDGERARARFRGERVARLATASGDGTPHLVPVTFAVIGDRVVTAIDHKPKTTTDLRRVRDIRENPRVSLLADHYEDDWARLWWARADGLAAVVEEGPEREPALDALAAKYGQYREHRPAGPVIVVDVTRWSGWSFTP; encoded by the coding sequence ATGGACGGCGAGCGGGCCCGCGCGAGGTTCCGGGGCGAGCGGGTGGCGCGGCTGGCCACGGCGAGCGGCGACGGGACGCCCCACCTGGTGCCCGTCACCTTCGCCGTCATCGGGGACCGGGTGGTGACCGCGATCGATCACAAGCCGAAGACCACCACCGACCTGAGACGGGTGCGCGACATCCGGGAGAACCCGCGGGTCAGCCTGCTGGCCGACCACTACGAGGACGACTGGGCCCGGCTGTGGTGGGCCCGCGCCGACGGCCTGGCCGCCGTCGTGGAGGAGGGGCCGGAGCGCGAGCCGGCGCTCGACGCGCTGGCGGCCAAGTACGGCCAGTATCGCGAGCACCGGCCCGCCGGCCCCGTGATCGTCGTGGACGTGACCCGCTGGAGCGGCTGGTCGTTCACTCCCTGA
- a CDS encoding MerR family transcriptional regulator: MRISELSAKSGVAIPTIKYYLRESLLHPGEQTAATRAEYDESHLRRLRLIRALLEVGRLPVASIKKIIEAVEDESLPVHLLLGTAHYALSAAVEPEPGEEWQSARDEVDRLIADQGWDVTPGAPSRDELAQTIVRMRQLGLPVDLKPYVEIAQKLVSEVEMNTIPFDGPREAAVEALVLGTVLYGKAFEALRRMAQESESARRLSP; encoded by the coding sequence ATGCGCATCTCCGAACTCAGTGCCAAGTCCGGTGTGGCCATCCCGACGATCAAGTACTACCTCCGCGAGAGCCTGCTGCACCCGGGCGAGCAGACAGCCGCGACCAGAGCCGAGTACGACGAGTCCCACCTGCGCAGACTCCGCCTGATCCGAGCCCTGCTCGAAGTGGGCCGGCTCCCCGTCGCCTCGATCAAGAAGATCATCGAGGCGGTCGAGGACGAGTCGCTGCCCGTGCACCTGCTGCTCGGCACCGCCCACTACGCCTTGAGCGCCGCGGTCGAGCCCGAGCCCGGCGAGGAGTGGCAGAGCGCCCGCGACGAGGTCGACCGCCTCATCGCCGACCAGGGCTGGGACGTCACTCCGGGCGCCCCCTCCCGTGACGAGCTGGCCCAGACGATCGTCCGGATGCGCCAGCTCGGCCTGCCCGTCGACCTGAAGCCGTACGTCGAGATCGCGCAGAAACTCGTCTCCGAGGTCGAGATGAACACCATCCCCTTCGACGGCCCGCGCGAGGCCGCCGTGGAGGCCCTGGTGCTCGGCACCGTCCTGTACGGCAAGGCGTTCGAGGCGCTGCGCCGCATGGCCCAGGAGTCGGAGTCGGCCCGCCGCCTGTCCCCCTAG
- a CDS encoding SDR family oxidoreductase, with the protein MDLGISGKVALVTGGSAGIGLAAAKSLAREGCDVCVAARNPERLAEAVVQLQEYGKVVHAVLADVEDPNAARRVVEETRDVLGPIDILVASSGGPPSGRFDETSLADWDVAVQRNLLGTVRLMYAVLPEMRSRGWGRIVTITSRSAREALDGLALSNATRSAVAGVVRTLAREVARDGVLVNNVMPGPIDTDRLRTLAGDEEGLARRGEAVPVGRVGSPEEVGDVVAFLASERASFVNGISMLVDGGESRVIA; encoded by the coding sequence ATGGATCTCGGCATCTCGGGCAAGGTCGCCCTCGTCACCGGAGGCAGCGCGGGCATCGGGCTCGCCGCCGCCAAGAGCCTCGCGCGGGAGGGCTGCGACGTCTGCGTCGCCGCCCGCAACCCGGAGCGGCTGGCGGAGGCGGTCGTGCAGTTGCAGGAGTACGGCAAGGTCGTGCACGCCGTGCTGGCCGACGTGGAGGACCCGAACGCGGCGCGGCGGGTGGTCGAGGAGACGCGTGACGTGCTCGGCCCGATCGACATCCTGGTGGCCAGCTCCGGCGGGCCGCCGTCCGGCCGCTTCGACGAGACGAGCCTGGCCGACTGGGACGTCGCCGTCCAGCGCAACCTGCTCGGCACCGTACGCCTGATGTACGCGGTCCTGCCCGAGATGCGCTCGCGCGGCTGGGGCCGCATCGTCACGATCACCAGCAGGTCGGCCCGCGAGGCGCTGGACGGCCTGGCGCTGTCCAACGCCACCCGCTCGGCCGTGGCCGGCGTCGTGCGCACGCTGGCCCGCGAGGTCGCCCGCGACGGCGTGCTGGTCAACAACGTGATGCCGGGCCCGATCGACACCGACCGGCTGCGGACGCTGGCGGGCGACGAGGAGGGGCTGGCCCGGCGGGGCGAGGCGGTGCCGGTCGGGCGCGTCGGCAGCCCGGAGGAGGTCGGTGACGTGGTGGCGTTCCTGGCCAGCGAGCGGGCCTCGTTCGTGAACGGGATCTCGATGCTGGTGGACGGCGGCGAGAGCCGCGTCATCGCGTGA
- a CDS encoding ThuA domain-containing protein encodes MARNLILSGGLFHDFAATSAALAEVLAEVGVESEITEDIAGALSEPSEVQLITVNALRWQMGQDRFADLRDEWRFALPAQARTTLLDHLDRGGGLLCMHSASICFDDWQGWPRVLGGCWTWPKSHHPPLGWTGVRVHGDHPVVEGLRDFDVVDEVYSDLDILPDVEPLASSNGQPLVWARPVRRGRVFYDALGHDTRSYDNEVHRTMLQRAALWLLKRPVTIRE; translated from the coding sequence GTGGCGAGAAATCTGATCCTGTCAGGAGGCCTGTTCCACGACTTCGCCGCCACGTCGGCCGCGCTCGCGGAAGTGCTCGCCGAGGTGGGGGTCGAGTCGGAGATCACCGAGGACATCGCGGGCGCGCTGAGCGAGCCGTCGGAGGTCCAGCTCATCACCGTCAACGCGCTGCGCTGGCAGATGGGCCAGGACCGCTTCGCCGACCTGCGCGACGAGTGGCGCTTCGCCTTACCGGCGCAGGCCCGCACCACGCTCCTCGACCACCTCGACCGGGGCGGCGGGCTGCTGTGCATGCACTCGGCGTCGATCTGCTTCGACGACTGGCAGGGCTGGCCGCGCGTCCTGGGCGGCTGCTGGACCTGGCCCAAGTCCCACCACCCGCCGCTGGGATGGACGGGCGTGCGGGTGCACGGCGATCACCCGGTGGTCGAGGGCCTGCGGGACTTCGACGTGGTGGACGAGGTCTACAGCGACCTCGACATCCTGCCGGACGTCGAGCCGCTGGCGTCCTCGAACGGCCAGCCGCTGGTCTGGGCGCGGCCGGTGCGGCGCGGCCGGGTGTTCTACGACGCGCTGGGCCACGACACCAGGTCGTACGACAACGAGGTGCACCGCACGATGCTCCAGCGGGCCGCGCTGTGGCTGCTGAAGCGGCCCGTCACCATCAGGGAGTGA
- a CDS encoding ATP-binding protein gives MTNIDIDELRKLFLFERLNDEQLTKLANSGEVRTFGQDEVILQQGDPAECFAVLLEGEIQMISETVSAGTVAMPRVSQPGVYGGATSAYLGDRAPQTYQHTLRTTAPTRMFMLPAKKFAYIVAEWFPMAMHLLDGMLSGGRMQREIIDRRQRLTALGTITAGLTHELNNPAAAAVRAASELRSLIKTSRLQLAQLAEEGIPPEKLRTLIEWQESCTANLGKLPQRSPLEMSDAEDELGEALEELGVEDAWDLAPALVTVGFTPESLEKIRGKVGEDRAPAAVQWLAKAIEISQMLNEVTEATERITSLIGSAKQYSQMDRAPFQQADVHDLLDSTVAIFRGKIAPGVTVVTDYDRTLPHIPCYAGELNQVWTNLIHNALDAMGEEGTLTIRTAHDEDEAIVEIGDTGPGVPEAIKDRIFEPFFTTKSVGQGTGLGLDISYRIVAGRHGGEIKVRSVPGETWFEVRLPLREPVAAVS, from the coding sequence ATGACCAACATCGACATCGATGAACTGCGCAAGCTCTTCCTCTTCGAGCGGCTGAACGACGAGCAGCTCACCAAGCTGGCCAACAGCGGCGAGGTGCGCACGTTCGGTCAGGACGAGGTGATCCTCCAGCAGGGCGACCCGGCCGAGTGCTTCGCGGTGCTGCTCGAGGGCGAGATCCAGATGATCAGCGAGACGGTCAGCGCCGGGACCGTGGCGATGCCCCGTGTGTCGCAGCCCGGCGTCTACGGCGGCGCCACCAGCGCCTACCTCGGCGACCGGGCGCCGCAGACCTACCAGCACACGCTGCGGACGACCGCTCCGACGCGGATGTTCATGCTGCCGGCCAAGAAGTTCGCCTACATCGTGGCCGAGTGGTTCCCGATGGCGATGCACCTGCTCGACGGCATGCTGTCGGGCGGGCGGATGCAGCGGGAGATCATCGACCGGCGGCAGCGGCTGACCGCGCTCGGCACGATCACGGCCGGGCTCACGCACGAGCTGAACAACCCGGCCGCGGCGGCGGTGCGCGCCGCCAGCGAGCTGCGCTCGCTGATCAAGACCTCGCGGCTCCAGCTCGCCCAGCTCGCCGAGGAGGGCATCCCGCCGGAGAAGCTGCGCACGCTGATCGAGTGGCAGGAGTCCTGCACGGCCAACCTGGGCAAGCTGCCCCAGCGCAGCCCGCTGGAGATGTCCGACGCCGAGGACGAGCTGGGCGAAGCGCTGGAAGAGCTGGGCGTCGAGGACGCCTGGGACCTGGCCCCCGCGCTGGTCACCGTCGGGTTCACGCCCGAGTCGCTGGAGAAGATCCGCGGCAAGGTGGGCGAGGACCGTGCTCCCGCCGCGGTGCAGTGGCTGGCCAAGGCCATCGAGATCTCCCAGATGCTCAACGAGGTGACCGAGGCCACCGAGCGCATCACGTCGCTGATCGGCTCGGCCAAGCAGTACTCGCAGATGGACCGGGCGCCGTTCCAGCAGGCCGACGTGCACGACCTGCTCGACAGCACGGTCGCGATCTTCCGCGGCAAGATCGCCCCGGGCGTCACCGTGGTCACCGACTACGACCGCACGCTGCCGCACATCCCCTGCTACGCGGGCGAGCTCAACCAGGTCTGGACGAACCTCATCCACAACGCGCTCGACGCGATGGGCGAGGAGGGCACGCTCACGATCCGCACGGCGCACGACGAGGACGAGGCCATCGTCGAGATCGGCGACACCGGGCCCGGCGTGCCCGAGGCGATCAAGGACCGGATCTTCGAGCCGTTCTTCACGACGAAGAGCGTGGGTCAGGGCACCGGTCTCGGCCTGGACATCTCCTACCGGATCGTGGCCGGCCGGCACGGCGGGGAGATCAAGGTGCGCTCGGTTCCGGGCGAGACCTGGTTCGAGGTACGGCTGCCGCTCCGGGAGCCGGTTGCCGCCGTCTCTTGA
- a CDS encoding TetR/AcrR family transcriptional regulator: MRTRDRIIDAAEQAIREFGIAGATTKRIAQQAGCSEALLYKHFAGKEALFLAVLLERLPALGPALARLRESTGQGDLAGNLAEFALTALEFYTKAAAIASGLLADPSLMAGFRGMLAANDMGPHLPIRALAEILRAEQRGGRLDEGIDADAAASMLMGACFHRANLSYYIELPEADEPWAAAITRTLVRK, translated from the coding sequence ATGCGTACACGCGATCGCATCATCGACGCCGCCGAGCAGGCGATTCGGGAGTTCGGCATCGCGGGTGCCACCACCAAGCGTATCGCCCAGCAGGCCGGCTGCTCCGAGGCGCTGCTCTACAAGCACTTCGCCGGCAAGGAGGCGCTGTTCCTCGCGGTCCTGCTGGAGCGGCTGCCCGCGCTCGGCCCCGCGCTGGCGCGGCTGCGGGAGAGCACCGGGCAGGGCGACCTGGCCGGCAACCTCGCCGAGTTCGCGCTGACGGCGCTGGAGTTCTACACCAAGGCCGCGGCCATCGCCTCCGGCCTGCTGGCCGACCCGTCGCTCATGGCGGGGTTCAGGGGCATGCTGGCGGCCAACGACATGGGGCCGCACCTGCCGATCCGGGCGCTGGCCGAGATCCTGCGGGCCGAGCAGCGCGGCGGCCGGCTCGACGAGGGCATCGACGCCGACGCCGCCGCGTCGATGCTGATGGGCGCCTGCTTCCACCGGGCGAACCTGTCGTACTACATCGAGCTCCCGGAGGCGGACGAGCCCTGGGCCGCCGCGATCACGCGCACGCTGGTGCGGAAGTGA